The genomic region AGGTCAGCTCCACAGCGCCGGCCGGGCGCAGGGCAATCTCCATCGCCGTGTGCGGGGGGAGGTGCTCCGCGACGGCGAGCATGATCGCGGGTGAGGTTTCGGCGAGGTCCGGCCGCTGGGTGATCACTTCGTCCAAGAGGCCGCGGACGGGCTCGTGACGGGCGGCGTTGGCCAGAACGATCAGCGCCTGGCGTATGTCGCCCTCCTGCAACAGCACGCCCTCGCCGGTCAGCAGTGCGGCCAGGTCGTCCACGGCGTCCGGGTCGCGGCCGAGGTGCCAGCCGAGGAAGTCCTCGGCGAACCGGTCGGGGCGCAGTGGTGCCAAGTGCCGGTCGGACGGATACACGGCTCGGTGTGCTTTCAGCGCCTTGTCAGCCTCATGGGGTCCGTCGGCGGCTCCGGTGGCCAGCAGCAGCGCCCGGGCGGATTCCCGGGTGCGGACGGGACCGAACAAGGTGGCCAGGACCACGAGGGAACGCACGGTTTCGGCGGCGACGGAGGCGTTCCAGCGGCGCTGCTCGTGCATCAGGAGGTAGTGGGAGATGTCGGTGGGGCGGGCATCGTCCTGGACGGCGGCGACGACTCCGGCCAGGGCCGCCATGTGGAGGGTCAGCGGTGAGGCGTATGCCGGATCGGCAAGGTCGTCCGGGGCGGGCGGGGACACTTCGGGGACGCCGAGGGCGTGGGCGAAGGCCGTGGCGGCTTCGGCGAAGAGCGCCTCTCTCGGCGTCCCGCCGAAGCCGGTCAGTGCGATCGGCTCGGCCCACGCGATGCGCAGAGGCCCGAGTTCGGCCATCAACTGATCCCACAGGTGGGGAGCGGAGCGGGCGAGCAGCAGGACCCGCAGGACCCGGGCCCGGTGGTCCTCGCGCGTCGATTCGAGCATCGCCAGCAGGCTCTCGTAACGCCAGCGCTCGGCGTAGTCGACGACGATCAACAGCCGGTCGGAGGGCAGGGCTTGGGCGGGAGGCAGCACGGGAGCCGCCGTGGAGAGGTCCCTCGCCTGCGCCACCGACCATCCGTCGGCCGAGGCGCACGCGGCGAAGTGCTGCGCGGTACGGGTCTTGCCCTGCCCGCCCGGTCCGTGCAGCAGGAGCACCGAGCGGTCTTCCCGGCTGTCCCTCCACCTCGCCAGCGCCATCAGGTCCTCGACCGGGGGTCGGTAGGGGACGACCTGGTTCACCGGGTGCAGCAGGTAGCTCGGCTGGTGCCGCGCCATCGGGTCGAGTACGGGAGACTCCACCGGTTGCAGGAGCTCCAGCCGAAACGAGCGCCGGTCCAGCAGGATCGTGACGTCGCCGGTGACGTCACCGATCTGGATGTTGTGACCGCCGATCGGGGAGTCGGTGACGCTCGGTCCGCCCACCTCTACCGCTCCGGTCGTACGCGTGGCGCCGACGATGCCGGTGAGGCCGGACCGATGTGCACACTCCCGCCCGCCTGTCCCACCTGGACGTTGTCTCCGCCGATACTGACTGCGGCTGTGAGGTACGGCGCAGCCTGATCCACCCACTGCATGATGTCCGCATCCATCGTCGCTCCCCCGGGTGACGTGTGGTTCGGCCGACGGGTACTTCCCGGTCTGGCACGTTTCACGGTAGGCAGCGCGGTGGGAGCGCGCAGGAACCTTGCGGCTTTTTCGGGGGGCGCGCGGTTGCATGCGGGCGGTCGTCCGCAAACGTCTGAGAGCGGCGAGGCGGTTCACCGCCAGTCCGGCTACGGAACCACAGGCGCGGGCGATGAGACGGGCCCTGCCGCCGGCGATGAGAGACGCTGAGGCTGGTGGCGTCGGGCGAGCCACAGCACGAGTGCGGCGTAGAGGAGGGTTGTCACCATGTCCGCCAGGGCGAGTTGCCAGGGTGCGTCGGCGGCGGTCTCGTCCGACGACAGCCCGTCGACGACCGCGGCGGCGACGCCGAAGGCCAGCAGGTTGTTCAGGACGTGCAGGGCGACGGCTGCTTCCAGGCCGCCGGTACGGATGGTCAGCCACCCGGCGACCAGACCGAAGACCAGCAGGCCGAAGAAACCCCACCTGGTGCCCCAGCCGTGGGCGGCGGCGAACAGTACGGCCTGCGGGAGCACCGCGAACCACGGAGAACGGACGAATGCGCCGACCGCCTGCGTCAGCCAGCCCCGGAAGACGTACTCCTCGGCAGCGGCCTGCACCGGGACGAGGAGGGCCAGCACGACCAGCGAGACGAGGAACGATCGCCAGCCCACCCATGCGCCGAACTCCCCCGAGTCGGCTCCACTGTCGGGCAGGAAGGCGGCGGTCACCGTCAGCACGGCCACGGGGAGCACCGCGGCGAGCAGACACCGCACCAGCCAGCGCCACCGCAGCCGCCCGTCGACCGACGACAGGGTGCCGGGCGATCGCTGCCCCGGCCACCACACGGCCAGCAGAATCAGGGGCAGGGCGATCGCTATGGACGTCAGGTCCAGGGCCGTGTTGGCGACCGGTCCGAAGTCGTGTCCGCCGTCGGGCAGTTCGCGGAGTCCTGCCGCTGCACCGACGCCGTAGGAGAGGGCGAACAGCAGGATGTTGAGTACGAGGCAGGCGCCCAGGAACAGCAGAGTGCCGAGCGCTGGCCGCCACCAGCGGTGACGGCCGGTGCAGTGGCCCATGCGGTGGTAGGGAAGGCCGGTGGGGTGCGGTAACGGTGCTGTCATGATCCCTACTATGCAGTGGACCACCCTGATCAGCACCGTAGTCGGCGGGGCGGCAGCGGCGGCAGCTCAGTCGCGGATATCGGCTGGAGCGGCCGGGCGCAGCCCCATAAGGTCCCACGCATGGACTGGGAGAAGTGGCATGAGGTGTACGACGCTCCCGAATCGCCGCTTGCCCGGCGGCTGTCGGTCGTGCAGGAGCGCATTCGGCTGGCGTTGGACGACTGCCCTGCCGGTCCGCTCCGGGTGGTGAGCCTCTGCGCGGGGCAGGGGCGGGACCTCCTGGGCGTGCTGCCCGGGCATCCGCGTCGGTCGGACGTCCGTGCGCGTCTGGTCGAGCTGGATCCGAAGAACGTCGAAGTGGCCGCCGGGGCCGCCCGGGCGGCAGGGCTGGGCGGCATCGAGGCCGTCGCCGCCGATGCCGCGCTGCTCGATCACTACGCCGACCTGGTGCCGGCCGACCTCGTGCTGGTCTGCGGGGTGTTCGGCAATATCGCGGACCCGGACATCGAGCGCACCATCGACGCGTGCAGGCAACTGTGCAGGAGCGGTGGGCGGGTGATCTGGACGCGGCACCGCAAGGAGCCCGATCGTGTGCCGTCGATCTGCGAGTGGTTCGAAGAACGGGGCTTCGAGCGCGAGTGGGTCAACGATGCGGAACACGTCCAGGGCGTGGGAGTGCACCGCTTCCGCGGTCAGCCCGTGCCGCTGCGGCTGGGCACGCGTGTCTTCTCCTTCGTCGGCTACGACAAGCTCCGGGCCTGAGGCCTGTCAGCGCCGACCGCGCGCCCGCCGAATACGTCAGCGTCCCACCCTCACGACCTCCGACGTCGCCGCGCGGAACGAGTCCGTCTTGTCGAAGTGGGCGCGGAAGTAACCGCGCTTCGCGTCGGCGATGTCCGCCGAGAAGGCGTGCCCCTCACCGGACCAGTCGGCGCGCGTCGTCAGGAGGTCCTTCCACCGCTTGCCGTCCCGCGAGTACTGGATGTGCACCGGGATGTCCCCGGGCGTCCAGCCGTCGGGGAAGTCCATCGCGCCCTCGACCCGCACGCCACCGTCCTGGGTGCGGGTGGCCGAGAACGAGGTGAACACCGAGGCGCGCAGGACGGTGATCTCGGCGCTGTTGGCGGAGGCGGAGGCGATGAACGGGTCGTCGCTGTGCGAGGCCACGCGGAAGGTGCCGGTCTCCCACGGGGTGTGGGTGAAGGTGGCGGCCTTGCCGTCCGCGCCGGTGGTGAAGTAGCCGACGCTGGCCCAGTGGGTGCCGGAGGAGGCCTCGTAGAGGACGCCGCCGCTCTGGCCCTCGAAGGGGACCCAGCCCTGCGGGGTCTCGCGCTCCAGGGTCGCCGTGACGGTGACCTGCTCCCCGTAGTCGATCGTCCGGGCTTCCGCCGGGGTCTCGAAGGTCCAGCGCGTGGCCACCTGCCGGATGCCGATCGG from Streptomyces chartreusis NRRL 3882 harbors:
- a CDS encoding CPBP family intramembrane glutamic endopeptidase — its product is MTAPLPHPTGLPYHRMGHCTGRHRWWRPALGTLLFLGACLVLNILLFALSYGVGAAAGLRELPDGGHDFGPVANTALDLTSIAIALPLILLAVWWPGQRSPGTLSSVDGRLRWRWLVRCLLAAVLPVAVLTVTAAFLPDSGADSGEFGAWVGWRSFLVSLVVLALLVPVQAAAEEYVFRGWLTQAVGAFVRSPWFAVLPQAVLFAAAHGWGTRWGFFGLLVFGLVAGWLTIRTGGLEAAVALHVLNNLLAFGVAAAVVDGLSSDETAADAPWQLALADMVTTLLYAALVLWLARRHQPQRLSSPAAGPVSSPAPVVP
- a CDS encoding methyltransferase domain-containing protein; translated protein: MDWEKWHEVYDAPESPLARRLSVVQERIRLALDDCPAGPLRVVSLCAGQGRDLLGVLPGHPRRSDVRARLVELDPKNVEVAAGAARAAGLGGIEAVAADAALLDHYADLVPADLVLVCGVFGNIADPDIERTIDACRQLCRSGGRVIWTRHRKEPDRVPSICEWFEERGFEREWVNDAEHVQGVGVHRFRGQPVPLRLGTRVFSFVGYDKLRA